In the genome of Desulfofarcimen acetoxidans DSM 771, one region contains:
- a CDS encoding VanW family protein: MSKISVKIFGFVLIMFLILFYILFPDLFYPAFISQKVVQGVTIRGIDLSELSLQEGLNKLQSLEEKIRETKIFLKYEYQTYRLSIDNSGVRLDKQAIMNQALSAGHSGSLFRRWSEQYHIEKYGLEIPVKINIDKHFLEASLARITSDITIHPRNAAIHINERNEIEIIPSAAGLKADPAQACIKLIGALEADRSEEIIDLKMVSVAPEHTTDEIRAMGINTLLSAYKTEFESDNLSRSYNITVAAAALDGLLVPPGKTISFNEIVGPRSTEAGYKDAGVIVNNELVQGTGGGVCQVSTTLYNSVLLAGLEIVERTNHSLPVSYVPIGRDATVVYNSVDFKFRNNTNKHVYIKTITGNSSLTVKIFGSNKSKRDVELRTWITDTIEPQTVYKIDTALLEGQESVKQEGSKGYYAEGIRVIYNNGLMEATKPLPQSKYKPVNKVISVGSLKKDK; the protein is encoded by the coding sequence TTGTCTAAAATATCGGTTAAAATTTTTGGCTTTGTTCTTATAATGTTTTTAATCTTATTTTATATTTTATTTCCGGATTTATTTTATCCGGCTTTTATTTCCCAAAAGGTTGTACAGGGTGTAACTATCAGGGGTATTGACTTATCGGAACTGAGTTTGCAGGAAGGGTTGAATAAATTACAGAGCCTGGAAGAAAAAATACGTGAAACCAAAATTTTTCTTAAATATGAATACCAAACTTACCGTCTTTCTATTGATAACTCAGGAGTGCGTCTTGATAAACAAGCTATAATGAACCAGGCGCTATCTGCCGGGCACAGCGGGTCATTATTCAGACGTTGGAGCGAACAATATCATATAGAAAAATATGGCTTGGAGATACCGGTTAAAATCAATATTGACAAACATTTTTTAGAAGCCAGTTTAGCCAGAATTACTTCTGATATTACAATTCATCCCCGTAATGCTGCCATTCATATAAATGAGCGCAATGAGATTGAGATTATTCCTTCTGCGGCAGGCTTAAAAGCGGATCCGGCTCAGGCCTGTATAAAATTGATTGGAGCACTAGAAGCAGACCGCTCAGAAGAAATAATCGATCTTAAAATGGTGAGTGTGGCACCTGAACACACTACTGACGAGATCAGGGCAATGGGTATCAACACTCTTTTGAGTGCCTATAAAACTGAATTTGAATCTGATAATTTATCCAGATCCTATAATATTACTGTTGCTGCTGCTGCTTTGGACGGTCTTTTGGTACCACCGGGCAAAACTATCTCTTTTAATGAAATCGTGGGCCCTCGCAGCACCGAAGCAGGTTATAAAGATGCCGGAGTTATAGTAAACAACGAGTTGGTGCAGGGGACCGGCGGTGGTGTATGCCAAGTATCCACTACCCTGTACAACAGCGTATTGCTGGCCGGCCTGGAAATCGTTGAAAGAACCAACCATTCGCTACCGGTTAGTTATGTTCCCATCGGACGTGATGCCACAGTGGTTTATAACTCAGTAGATTTTAAGTTTCGCAATAATACAAATAAACATGTCTATATTAAAACAATAACCGGGAACAGCAGTTTAACAGTCAAAATTTTCGGTAGCAACAAGTCTAAAAGAGATGTCGAACTGCGAACCTGGATTACTGATACTATTGAACCTCAAACTGTATATAAAATTGACACTGCCCTGCTGGAGGGGCAAGAATCAGTAAAACAAGAAGGCAGCAAGGGCTATTATGCAGAAGGTATTAGAGTTATTTATAATAATGGTCTGATGGAAGCAACCAAGCCTCTGCCTCAAAGCAAATATAAGCCTGTAAATAAAGTTATTTCAGTTGGCTCTCTCAAAAAAGATAAGTAA
- the nifS gene encoding cysteine desulfurase NifS, with amino-acid sequence MRRVYFDHSATTPIDTAVVDAMTPYLTEYFGNPSSFHSYGREVRKAVEAAREKVALAIGADPKEITFTSGGTESDNMAIHGVAYMNKNKGNHIITSAVEHHAVLNTVKALGKEGFDITILPVDKYGMVNPDDVAAAITDKTILITIMHANNEIGTIQPVKEIAAIAKARGVYVHTDAVQSFGKIPLNVDDLGVNLLTLSAHKFYGPKGVGVLYIRKGTRWKQTLMHGGSQERLRRTGTENVPGIIGLAKAAEIVSANLQKEQDYLTKLRDKLIKGVMDNIDKVILTGHPTQRLCNLASFCFEYIEGESQLLSLDMKGIAASSGSACTSGSLEPSHVLMALGLTHEIAHGSLRLSLGKDNTEEDVDYFLEVLPAVVQRLRMMSPLAEDVPEMEEFMEGVRCGV; translated from the coding sequence GTGCGCAGAGTCTATTTTGACCACAGTGCAACAACTCCAATTGATACTGCCGTAGTAGATGCTATGACACCTTACCTGACAGAATACTTTGGCAACCCGTCCAGTTTTCACTCATACGGACGGGAAGTGCGTAAAGCTGTTGAAGCAGCCAGAGAAAAAGTGGCTCTGGCTATCGGTGCGGATCCGAAAGAAATAACTTTCACCAGTGGCGGTACTGAATCAGATAATATGGCTATCCACGGGGTAGCTTATATGAACAAGAATAAAGGCAATCATATTATTACTTCTGCCGTTGAGCATCATGCTGTATTAAATACTGTTAAGGCGCTGGGCAAAGAGGGTTTTGATATAACCATTTTACCGGTAGATAAATATGGTATGGTTAACCCTGATGATGTGGCTGCAGCTATAACAGATAAAACCATATTAATCACAATAATGCATGCAAATAACGAGATCGGCACTATTCAACCGGTAAAGGAAATAGCTGCGATAGCAAAAGCAAGAGGCGTGTATGTGCATACAGACGCAGTGCAAAGTTTTGGTAAAATACCGTTGAATGTAGACGATTTAGGAGTAAACCTGCTAACTCTGTCCGCTCATAAATTTTACGGGCCAAAGGGTGTTGGTGTTCTATATATACGCAAAGGAACCAGGTGGAAGCAAACACTCATGCACGGTGGGTCTCAAGAGCGCTTGCGCCGTACCGGAACGGAGAATGTTCCCGGTATTATCGGTCTGGCCAAGGCGGCAGAAATTGTATCAGCCAATCTGCAAAAAGAGCAGGATTACCTCACCAAATTGAGGGACAAATTAATCAAAGGCGTGATGGACAACATTGATAAGGTAATATTAACCGGACACCCAACACAGCGTCTTTGCAACCTTGCCAGTTTTTGTTTCGAATATATTGAGGGTGAATCACAGCTTCTCAGCCTGGATATGAAAGGTATAGCTGCTTCCAGCGGTTCAGCATGCACATCTGGCTCCCTGGAACCTTCACACGTATTGATGGCTTTGGGATTAACCCATGAGATAGCTCACGGATCGTTAAGACTTTCCTTGGGCAAAGATAATACAGAAGAAGATGTAGATTATTTCTTAGAGGTTTTACCGGCGGTAGTTCAGAGGCTGCGGATGATGTCACCTCTGGCTGAAGATGTTCCGGAGATGGAAGAGTTTATGGAGGGGGTACGCTGCGGTGTATAG
- a CDS encoding transcriptional regulator, with product MLQITLPEYFVQVNNRLPEEAGRVLNALTEHGGMNKEELSLTSKVKRAVLDHVIMQLYALGLINVNTEGKSKICSLTGLGMDFLTIEANNDIEGLG from the coding sequence ATGCTGCAAATAACTTTACCTGAATACTTTGTACAAGTGAATAACCGTTTGCCGGAAGAGGCCGGGCGTGTCCTAAATGCTCTAACTGAACACGGTGGCATGAATAAAGAGGAACTTTCCTTGACATCAAAGGTTAAAAGAGCAGTATTAGACCATGTAATTATGCAGTTATATGCTCTAGGATTAATAAATGTTAATACTGAGGGAAAAAGTAAAATATGCAGTCTAACGGGATTAGGCATGGATTTTTTAACTATTGAAGCTAATAATGATATTGAAGGGCTGGGTTAA
- a CDS encoding IreB family regulatory phosphoprotein, translating into MSGNNLDKTMMFKVEAEEEVNRARDILLTVYAALKEKGYNPINQLVGYLLSGDPAYITSHGNARSIIRQLERDELLEELVEKYLEAK; encoded by the coding sequence ATGAGCGGCAACAATTTAGATAAAACAATGATGTTTAAGGTAGAAGCCGAGGAAGAGGTTAACCGCGCCCGTGATATATTGCTTACTGTATACGCGGCTCTCAAAGAAAAGGGATATAATCCTATAAATCAACTGGTGGGTTATCTCCTATCTGGTGATCCTGCTTACATCACCAGTCACGGTAATGCCAGGTCTATTATCCGGCAGTTGGAAAGAGATGAACTTTTAGAGGAACTAGTTGAGAAGTATCTCGAAGCCAAATAA
- the nifU gene encoding Fe-S cluster assembly scaffold protein NifU encodes MYSEKVMDHFENPRNVGEIENANGIGQVGNPSCGDIMKIYLVVEDNIIKDIKFKTFGCGAAVATSSMVTELAKGKTLEEALELSNAAVAQALDGLPPKKMHCSNLAADALHAAIKDYQEKHKSA; translated from the coding sequence GTGTATAGTGAAAAGGTTATGGATCATTTTGAGAACCCGCGTAATGTTGGAGAGATTGAAAATGCTAATGGGATTGGACAGGTAGGAAACCCTTCTTGCGGTGACATTATGAAGATTTACCTGGTTGTTGAAGACAACATAATTAAGGACATTAAATTCAAAACCTTTGGCTGCGGTGCTGCAGTAGCTACCAGCAGCATGGTTACTGAACTGGCTAAAGGAAAAACACTTGAGGAAGCTTTAGAACTTTCAAATGCTGCAGTTGCACAAGCATTGGACGGGCTGCCGCCGAAAAAAATGCACTGTTCCAATTTAGCAGCCGACGCACTGCATGCTGCTATAAAGGATTATCAGGAAAAACATAAATCAGCGTAA
- the alaS gene encoding alanine--tRNA ligase: MTGNEIRDSFLNFFAKRGHYIIPSASLIPANDPSILWTAAGMVPFKPFFTGAATPEHTRVTTCQKCLRTPDIDVVGKTARHHTFFEMLGNFSFGDYFKTEAINWAWEFVTVNLGLPKEKLWISIYENDDEAFEIWHKQVAIPADKIIRLGKDTNFWEIGVGPCGPCSEIYIDLGEHRGCGSADCGVGCDCDRYLEIWNLVFIQFFRDEEGNYTPLENKGIDTGMGLERVASVLQDVRTNFDTDLLREIMDYTAEQLKVIYGKDDKTDLALKVIADHSRAVTFAIGDGALPSNEGRGYVIRRLIRRAVRFGRSLGVDELFLHKVAGAVIHQMSGTYTDLGSNQGHIKKVILNEEKRFSETLANGTEILNKLIEEAIRAGNAVISGLDAFQLYDTYGFPLELTQEIAGEQGLLIDEDSFVQAMESQRSRARSARQETEYISETGVLYKNIRDERGTTNFIGYNALQAEAKVLALVKDGQNVQSAQAGDEIEIVLDITPCYAEAGGQVTDFAVLSGQDLNVMISQVIKPVENLIVHKGKVESGLLQVNDTVKIEVAGERRLSIARNHSATHLLHKALKEVLGEHVNQAGSLVEPDRLRFDFTHYAAVSNEELNKIEKIVNRTILSNLPVTVSESSLSKAREMGAAALFGEKYGDLVRVVKMGEFSLELCGGTHIHSTAEIGLFKLISESSIGSGLRRVEAVTGEGALHYIETKEQQLLMLAHLVKSSPNELVRRVESIIKSVKELEHESEALKAKLARFEVENLLSQVKMIKNIKVLAAKASAADMDSLRAMVDLLRDKIQSGIVFLSAANNGKANLVAAVTKDLTSIGLHAGKLIKEVAPVVGGGGGGRPDMAQAGGKDASRIPEAIEKVYTVVAEQIVK, translated from the coding sequence GTGACCGGAAATGAAATAAGAGACAGTTTTCTAAATTTTTTTGCAAAGCGTGGACATTATATAATACCCAGCGCATCTTTAATACCGGCAAATGATCCGAGCATATTGTGGACAGCTGCAGGAATGGTTCCTTTTAAACCATTCTTTACCGGAGCAGCCACACCGGAGCATACAAGAGTTACCACCTGTCAAAAATGCTTGCGCACACCGGATATTGATGTCGTAGGAAAAACCGCCCGTCATCATACTTTCTTTGAGATGCTTGGCAATTTTTCTTTTGGAGATTACTTTAAAACTGAAGCTATAAATTGGGCCTGGGAATTTGTAACTGTTAACCTTGGCTTGCCCAAAGAAAAACTTTGGATATCGATCTATGAAAATGATGATGAAGCTTTTGAAATTTGGCATAAACAAGTAGCTATACCGGCTGATAAAATCATCAGACTTGGCAAGGATACAAATTTTTGGGAAATAGGTGTCGGTCCTTGCGGGCCCTGTTCAGAAATATACATTGATTTAGGCGAGCACCGCGGCTGCGGCTCCGCTGATTGTGGAGTAGGTTGCGACTGTGACCGCTATTTGGAAATCTGGAATCTTGTTTTTATTCAATTTTTCCGTGATGAGGAAGGCAATTATACACCTTTAGAAAACAAAGGTATTGATACCGGTATGGGTTTGGAACGGGTTGCTTCCGTGCTGCAGGATGTTAGAACCAACTTTGATACTGATTTGTTGCGTGAAATCATGGATTATACTGCTGAGCAATTAAAAGTTATTTATGGTAAAGATGATAAAACTGATTTAGCCTTAAAAGTTATTGCAGATCACAGCCGTGCCGTGACTTTTGCTATAGGAGACGGTGCATTGCCTTCTAATGAGGGCCGAGGATATGTTATCCGGCGACTGATTCGCAGGGCTGTTCGTTTCGGGCGTTCACTGGGCGTGGATGAGCTTTTCTTACATAAAGTAGCAGGAGCAGTTATTCACCAGATGTCCGGTACATATACCGACTTAGGAAGTAATCAGGGACATATTAAAAAAGTCATCCTGAATGAAGAAAAGCGTTTCAGTGAAACTCTGGCGAACGGAACGGAAATATTAAATAAACTCATAGAAGAAGCCATACGAGCAGGAAATGCTGTTATTTCCGGGCTGGATGCCTTTCAACTTTATGATACTTATGGTTTTCCTCTGGAACTTACTCAGGAAATTGCCGGGGAACAAGGGCTTTTAATAGATGAAGACAGTTTTGTTCAGGCTATGGAAAGCCAGCGCAGTCGGGCGCGCAGCGCCAGGCAGGAAACAGAATATATTTCGGAAACCGGTGTGCTTTATAAAAATATTCGGGATGAGCGGGGCACAACCAACTTTATTGGTTATAACGCTTTGCAGGCGGAAGCAAAAGTGCTGGCTCTGGTTAAAGACGGTCAAAACGTGCAGTCCGCTCAAGCCGGGGATGAGATAGAAATTGTTCTCGATATTACCCCTTGCTACGCTGAAGCAGGCGGACAGGTAACAGATTTTGCTGTATTATCCGGTCAAGACCTGAATGTTATGATCTCCCAAGTTATTAAACCTGTAGAAAATTTGATAGTACATAAAGGAAAAGTTGAAAGCGGATTGCTGCAAGTAAACGATACGGTTAAAATTGAAGTAGCAGGTGAACGACGCTTAAGTATTGCACGCAATCACTCGGCAACCCACTTGCTGCATAAAGCTCTTAAGGAAGTTTTAGGAGAACATGTTAACCAGGCAGGTTCACTGGTTGAACCTGACCGTTTGCGTTTTGACTTTACGCACTACGCTGCTGTCAGCAATGAGGAACTCAATAAAATAGAAAAAATCGTTAATCGTACTATCCTGTCCAACCTGCCTGTCACAGTATCAGAGTCATCTTTATCCAAAGCACGTGAAATGGGTGCAGCGGCTTTATTTGGGGAAAAGTACGGTGACCTGGTACGGGTAGTTAAGATGGGTGAATTTAGCCTGGAATTATGCGGTGGTACACATATACATTCTACTGCTGAAATCGGGTTGTTTAAATTAATTTCTGAAAGCAGCATCGGTTCCGGTTTGCGCAGGGTTGAAGCTGTTACCGGAGAAGGTGCTCTGCACTATATTGAGACAAAAGAACAGCAACTGCTTATGTTAGCACATTTAGTAAAGTCATCTCCCAACGAACTTGTTCGCAGAGTAGAAAGCATAATTAAATCAGTAAAAGAACTGGAGCATGAATCAGAAGCGCTTAAGGCCAAGCTGGCCAGATTTGAAGTGGAAAATCTGCTGAGCCAGGTCAAAATGATTAAGAATATTAAGGTACTGGCTGCTAAAGCCAGCGCCGCAGATATGGACAGCCTGCGCGCCATGGTTGACTTGCTGAGGGATAAAATACAATCAGGAATTGTTTTTCTGTCTGCCGCAAATAACGGCAAAGCCAATCTGGTTGCTGCCGTAACTAAAGATTTAACATCCATTGGTCTGCACGCAGGAAAATTAATCAAAGAAGTAGCTCCGGTAGTTGGGGGAGGAGGCGGCGGCAGGCCGGATATGGCTCAAGCCGGAGGGAAAGATGCCTCACGTATTCCTGAAGCCATTGAGAAAGTTTATACGGTTGTAGCAGAGCAAATTGTAAAATAA
- a CDS encoding RrF2 family transcriptional regulator has translation MRMSTKGHYGLKAMFFLALHYGPDPIPLKNVAERQGLSENYLEQLIATLRKSGLVKSVRGAQGGYILARDPSEIKVGDIIRVLEGPIAPLECVSEGVPSVCDQFDFCITRTVWEKVRDSIADVLDSISLADMCQDAEKARKE, from the coding sequence ATGCGAATGTCAACAAAAGGACACTATGGTCTTAAAGCCATGTTCTTTCTTGCTCTGCATTACGGGCCCGATCCCATACCTTTAAAAAACGTGGCCGAGCGACAAGGTCTGTCTGAAAACTACCTGGAACAACTTATAGCTACTCTGCGTAAATCAGGTTTGGTAAAAAGTGTACGTGGAGCGCAAGGTGGGTATATACTGGCCCGTGATCCGTCCGAGATAAAGGTAGGCGACATCATAAGGGTATTGGAAGGACCAATAGCGCCGCTGGAATGTGTGAGTGAAGGAGTGCCCAGTGTATGTGATCAGTTTGACTTCTGCATAACCAGGACAGTTTGGGAAAAGGTGCGGGACAGTATTGCTGATGTGCTTGATTCGATAAGCCTGGCAGATATGTGCCAGGACGCGGAAAAAGCTCGTAAGGAATAA
- the mnmA gene encoding tRNA 2-thiouridine(34) synthase MnmA yields MKGKKVVVAMSGGVDSSVTAALLLEEGYEITGVTMQIWDPEQKDATGEEGCCSLSAVDDARRVANILNIPYYVLNFRKQFEKSVIDYFLAEYLEGRTPNPCIACNRYVKFTALLQKAISIGADFIATGHYARLGYSKEYNRYIIKKSADIKKDQTYVLYNLTQNQIAHTLMPLGVYTKEQVREMALKYCLPVAAKPESQEICFVPDNDYRSFIQKKTDAEIKPGLFLDIQGKVIGEHRGIPYYTYGQRRGLGIAAGERMYVVDIDPARNTVTLGYEEDIFTRELISGQNNFIAIDKLIAPMEVEAKIRYNSKPYKAVIFSEGEDRVKVVFDEPQRSVTPGQAVVFYSGDTVIGGGTILKKEN; encoded by the coding sequence GTGAAGGGAAAAAAAGTTGTTGTTGCTATGAGCGGCGGCGTAGACAGTTCTGTCACCGCCGCCCTTTTATTGGAGGAAGGTTATGAAATAACCGGAGTGACCATGCAAATCTGGGATCCTGAGCAAAAAGACGCCACCGGGGAGGAGGGCTGCTGCTCTCTTTCGGCTGTTGACGATGCCCGCAGGGTAGCCAATATATTAAACATACCCTATTATGTTTTAAATTTTCGCAAGCAATTTGAAAAATCAGTTATAGATTATTTTTTAGCTGAATACCTTGAGGGGCGTACGCCAAACCCTTGTATTGCCTGTAACCGTTATGTAAAATTTACAGCCCTGCTGCAGAAGGCCATATCTATAGGTGCCGATTTTATAGCTACAGGACATTATGCTCGTCTGGGCTATTCCAAGGAGTATAACCGGTATATCATTAAAAAATCAGCAGATATTAAAAAGGATCAAACCTATGTGTTATATAATTTGACACAAAACCAAATAGCTCATACTCTCATGCCGTTGGGCGTTTATACTAAAGAACAGGTACGGGAAATGGCGTTAAAATACTGTTTGCCTGTTGCCGCCAAACCGGAAAGCCAGGAAATATGTTTTGTTCCTGATAATGACTACCGGAGTTTTATCCAAAAGAAAACAGATGCTGAGATTAAGCCGGGATTGTTTCTGGATATACAGGGAAAAGTAATTGGGGAGCACAGGGGAATACCTTATTATACTTATGGACAGAGAAGAGGACTTGGTATTGCCGCCGGTGAACGCATGTATGTAGTGGATATTGATCCGGCCAGAAACACTGTTACCCTGGGCTATGAAGAGGATATTTTTACACGGGAATTAATATCCGGGCAAAATAATTTTATAGCTATTGATAAACTCATTGCTCCTATGGAAGTAGAAGCCAAAATAAGGTATAATTCCAAGCCATACAAGGCAGTGATTTTTTCTGAAGGAGAAGACCGGGTCAAAGTAGTTTTTGATGAGCCACAGCGTTCGGTTACCCCGGGACAAGCAGTTGTTTTTTATAGCGGTGATACCGTAATAGGCGGGGGCACCATTTTGAAAAAGGAAAATTAA
- a CDS encoding DUF2250 domain-containing protein, translated as MSVFNAKYISDDEIWLKLKAIIDERNNIHTLLSQNDINTDPLKTKELAIKLHELEQICEVINDLKSYAGDLRDLNEMSLFEDFKTDIDFQRLLKQTADRCNERAVKLYNWLMQKGMLDEEIEDEKDMQILTFLDYAGAEYAWRLGINIGIDVVEARERLERLLEKGLLEKVQGTMLENYHRAKDWTKHMNHTYYRISRQGKHYLRQLRTDGDYI; from the coding sequence ATGTCTGTATTTAATGCAAAATACATTTCTGATGATGAGATATGGTTAAAACTCAAGGCTATTATTGACGAGAGGAATAATATTCATACACTTTTATCTCAAAATGACATCAATACTGATCCGCTAAAAACCAAGGAATTAGCCATTAAATTACATGAGCTGGAACAGATCTGTGAAGTCATTAACGATCTTAAGAGTTATGCAGGGGATCTCAGGGATTTAAATGAAATGAGCCTGTTTGAGGATTTTAAAACAGATATCGATTTTCAAAGGCTATTGAAGCAAACTGCAGACAGGTGTAATGAGAGAGCAGTGAAGCTCTATAACTGGTTGATGCAAAAAGGCATGCTGGATGAGGAGATTGAAGACGAAAAAGATATGCAAATATTAACCTTCTTAGATTATGCAGGTGCTGAATACGCATGGCGTTTGGGCATAAATATAGGTATTGATGTGGTGGAAGCAAGAGAACGTCTGGAGAGACTCTTAGAAAAGGGGTTGCTGGAAAAAGTACAAGGCACCATGTTGGAAAATTATCACAGAGCTAAGGATTGGACAAAACACATGAATCATACCTATTACAGAATATCACGGCAAGGCAAGCATTATCTAAGACAATTACGCACAGACGGTGATTATATATAA
- a CDS encoding DUF1292 domain-containing protein → MTEDKRDKELEEEYDEEYVEGNVITLVDDEGKEHDFIEVADIEIEGNEYKILLPAEEDSDEAIIFKCGKDEDGNDVLMDIEDDEEWEKVADAWSEMAEQEE, encoded by the coding sequence TTGACCGAAGATAAAAGGGATAAAGAGTTAGAAGAAGAGTATGATGAAGAATATGTTGAGGGAAATGTTATAACTTTAGTGGATGACGAAGGCAAGGAACATGATTTTATAGAAGTTGCTGATATCGAAATAGAAGGTAACGAATATAAAATATTGCTTCCTGCAGAAGAAGATTCAGATGAAGCAATTATTTTTAAATGCGGAAAAGATGAAGATGGCAATGATGTTTTAATGGATATTGAAGATGACGAGGAATGGGAAAAAGTTGCCGATGCCTGGTCAGAAATGGCTGAGCAGGAAGAATAA
- the ruvX gene encoding Holliday junction resolvase RuvX: MRIMCLDLGEKTIGIALSDPFGWTAQGLEIINRKGQPKQELNRLREIIKQYEVEKVVVGLPKNMNGTTGPQAEKALDFIEYLKRKLGLVVEAWDERLSTVAAERILLSADISRGKRKKVIDKMAAAVILQGYLDAHSCI, translated from the coding sequence TTGCGAATCATGTGTCTGGATTTAGGAGAGAAGACAATAGGTATCGCATTAAGTGATCCTTTCGGCTGGACTGCACAGGGCTTAGAAATAATCAACAGAAAAGGTCAACCAAAACAAGAACTTAACCGGCTTAGGGAAATAATAAAACAATACGAAGTTGAGAAAGTAGTGGTTGGGCTGCCAAAAAACATGAACGGAACGACAGGACCACAGGCAGAGAAAGCACTGGATTTCATTGAGTATTTAAAAAGAAAACTGGGTTTGGTTGTTGAAGCCTGGGATGAACGATTATCGACAGTTGCTGCTGAGAGAATACTGCTTTCGGCGGATATCAGCAGGGGAAAACGCAAAAAAGTAATTGACAAAATGGCTGCTGCTGTTATTTTGCAGGGTTATTTAGATGCTCATAGCTGTATATAA
- a CDS encoding aldo/keto reductase: MRVLGNTGIEVSRICFGALTIGPLQANLSIKEGARVLQRALSAGINFIDTAKIYGTYPYIREAIKDHKNDVILVSKSYDYTYDGMQESIREALQELGRDYIDIFMLHEQESALTLKGHAEAIEYLTHAKKAGLIRAAGISTHHIAAVLAAADMPEIEVIHPIINISGLGIQDGTAVEMLQAIKTAYNKGKGLYGMKSLGGGNLLSQTDKALNFVLAIDELSSVAIGMRSDAEVSYNVSFFAGSPIAPEIADQLNKISRRLHIEDWCKNCGECVQRCQAGALSIGIDRVQVNQDKCRLCGYCASVCPEFCIKVI, from the coding sequence ATGCGTGTTCTCGGAAATACCGGGATTGAGGTATCCAGGATCTGCTTCGGTGCGCTAACCATAGGTCCGCTGCAGGCTAATCTGAGCATTAAAGAAGGTGCACGCGTCCTTCAAAGGGCATTGTCAGCAGGTATAAACTTTATTGATACTGCTAAAATTTACGGCACCTATCCTTATATTCGGGAAGCAATAAAAGATCATAAAAACGATGTAATACTAGTGTCAAAGTCCTATGATTATACCTATGACGGGATGCAAGAGAGTATTCGGGAAGCATTGCAGGAGCTGGGAAGAGATTATATAGACATATTCATGCTGCATGAGCAGGAATCAGCACTTACTTTAAAAGGACATGCAGAGGCCATAGAGTATCTTACCCATGCTAAAAAGGCAGGTTTAATAAGGGCCGCCGGTATATCCACACACCATATAGCAGCTGTTTTGGCTGCGGCAGATATGCCTGAAATAGAGGTAATTCATCCTATAATAAATATAAGTGGTCTGGGCATCCAGGATGGGACAGCAGTTGAAATGCTGCAGGCTATTAAAACAGCTTATAATAAAGGAAAAGGCCTTTATGGGATGAAATCCCTTGGTGGGGGAAATTTGTTAAGCCAAACAGATAAAGCACTAAACTTTGTTTTGGCTATTGACGAATTGTCTTCTGTAGCTATAGGCATGAGATCGGATGCCGAAGTTTCTTATAATGTATCTTTTTTTGCCGGAAGCCCGATAGCACCGGAGATTGCTGATCAACTAAATAAGATATCCCGCCGGTTACATATAGAAGATTGGTGTAAAAATTGCGGGGAGTGTGTTCAGCGCTGTCAGGCCGGCGCCCTGTCAATAGGTATTGACAGGGTACAGGTTAACCAGGATAAGTGCAGGCTTTGCGGTTATTGTGCTTCTGTATGCCCGGAATTTTGCATTAAAGTTATTTAA
- the trxA gene encoding thioredoxin: protein MAVNALSISTDDEFEQLINNSQVPVIVYFWAEWCLPCKIISPVIDTLVDEFAGKILIAKLDSDNCKEIVKHHKVYSIPTVMILKNGIETERLIGSRHRDELQRAILRNIK from the coding sequence TTGGCCGTTAACGCATTAAGCATTTCTACAGATGATGAATTTGAGCAGCTAATTAATAACAGCCAGGTTCCTGTCATAGTTTACTTTTGGGCTGAGTGGTGTTTACCCTGTAAGATTATTTCTCCTGTTATCGACACTCTTGTGGACGAATTTGCCGGAAAAATATTAATTGCAAAATTGGATTCAGATAATTGCAAGGAAATAGTAAAGCACCATAAAGTTTATAGTATCCCTACTGTTATGATTCTTAAAAACGGTATAGAAACAGAACGTTTAATCGGGTCTAGACATAGGGACGAGTTGCAAAGAGCTATTCTCCGAAATATTAAATAG